Genomic segment of Halictus rubicundus isolate RS-2024b chromosome 16, iyHalRubi1_principal, whole genome shotgun sequence:
AATCCGTCGCCTAATTTTTCTCGGTCGCGAAATTCTGCTCGGCTGATCGCGTCGATTATCGCGATTCGAGGGAAGAAGTGTGGAAGGGAGAGGGATGACTGATTGAAGCGAAGCACGGTAATCGTCGGTGATTGAAAACTGGTCGAGTTAAAAAGGAGGTGTGGGGTGTGTGGGGGGAGTAAGTGGGACGTCTAGACGGTGGCAGTCGAACGAGAAATGCACCAGAAAAAAGGGGGTCGTCGGATAGACGAATGGAAGCCCCGCGTTTCAAGGTGGAACAACCGGGAACAAGAGGGGAACGATCTGGAAGGAAACCAGGCAGAAACGCGGCAATCCGAGACGGTGAGATTATTCGGGACGTCGATCTCGCTCGTGTGTCGATTTCGAGACGGCTGCTGTGCTGAAACGCGGCAAGTTTTGCATCAAAGAAGctgcacacgcgcgcgcacacgtcCACACGTACGGAACACCGTGTCGCCAGGCGAGTTCCCCTGTAAATAGACCAGACGAACGAAACTGTTTCGGTGTAACGAGGCTGAAGCAGTCGAAAGATTCGTATCGAGCGGGCAACTTTTCTCGCGGGAACTGCATGCTTCTCGAACTTGAACTTTTAATTGAAAACATTGCTGGACAGGAACGTTAGAAGTGTCAtctacgagggtggtctgaaaagtttccgacctaacaaagatgTAAGGCCTctttttcctcaaaattatttttatttctctacatagtctccttgtaagtctatacacttctcccatctctccagcccgtccaaatagtgcttgccgtctttctctgcaaaatagctatttacaaaggtgatggcttcctcatttgaGCCCGTTAGTCGACAAGTGGCATAAGtccaaaattacgaaaaatgggGTTTTTACAGAAATAGTAGGTATTAAGAATACttgttttatttaacacattaatTTGTGTACACTTTGTTTTATGctaataaaaaataagattCAATTTTACATCCTAAATAAAGTGACTGTAACAATATCTTGAATAATGGCATAAGTCCAATCTCTTGGACTTACTCCGTTATTCCACGGAACATATGGACTTACTCTACTGTTACATTCGATTAAAGGAAACTGGTATATGTATACGCGACAATCGTTTCGTATTTACTAAAACCGACGAGGGTCATTCATGTTTACATTAACTTCTAGAACTGTTTAGTATCTTATTAGCTTCCGTATCAGTAACATTCTGATATATTATATTTGCTCGAAATGATTAACGTTAACGCAAATCGTACAAAAAGTCGGAAAAGAGTAAGAAATAGTGATGGCTGGGCTGGGAATGTTGCAAAACGACTTCGTAATTCGGGTGCAGAATACGTAAACCGGAACAATAATATAGTTCCtgcgaaaaagtttgaaaacaaAGACTGTGGatgccagaaaaaatgtacagaCAAAGTTGATGGAGAAACACGGAAGAATCACTTctataatttttggaaaataggATCCTTCAACACACAAAATGCATATCTTTGTGGACTTATACATAGTGTACCTATAAAAAGAAGACGACCACGAGATGAAAGTAGATGTATGAAAAGTAGCAGTAACGTATACTGTTTATCCAATATTGGTGACTCTACCAGTGTTGTATGTAAGAAGTATTTTTTGCAAACTTTTGGTGTCAGCGAGGGACGCGTGAACAGAGCTATAATAAAACATGCAGAAGGTGAAACTGTTGGAAATGACAATAGAGGTAAAGCAGCAAATCCGCGTAAACTTAGCGAAGATACTATTAAAAATGTTTGTGATCATATTCAAAGTTTTCCTGCTAATGTATCTCATTACACACGTGAACACAATCCAAACCGACAGTATCTAAATGAAAATCTCAATATTCATaaaatgtatatattgtataaaGAAAAATGCTCTGGATTAAACATACTATCAGTAAAAGAGCACATGTATCGAGATATATTTAATACGCGTTTTAATCTACATTTTAAAGCACCGCGGAAAGACACATGCAAGAAATGTGatgaatataaaattaaactaGATGCAGTAAGTAGTGACCAAGAAGTTATTAAAAAACTTGAAGATGAACATGAGTTACATCTACGAAAAGCAGAAGCAGCACGTAATTCTATGAAAGAGGATATAAAAAATGCAAAGtgttcaaataatatttatgtatGTAGTATCGATTTACAGAAAGCATTACCATTTCCAATATTAACAGTTTCTGATGCGTACTATAAGAGAAATATGTATTGTTATAATCTCGGTATTCAcgacttacgtgaaaataaaggATACTTTTATGTTTGGGATGAAACATTAGCATCCAGAGGATCACAAGAAATAGCATCATGTTTAGTTAAACATATTAAATCTGTTGCTGGTTATAAAGATAAGATAATTATTTATAGTGATTCTTGTACTGGACAAAATCGTAATATAAAAATAGCTTTGTCTCTGTTAAAATTAGTGCAAAGTGATGATATTGCAGCGAAGATTATAGAACAGAAATTCTTAATATCAGGACATTCGTTTTTACCGAATGATTCAGATTTTGGATGTGTTGAATCTGCAGCACGCCATACATCTATTTACATCCATGAAGATTGGTATCGATGTATGAAAACTGCTCGACGTTCCAACAAGTTTGTGGTTTATGAAAtgaaaagaaacgaatttttttcAACTAAACAGCTAGAACGGTCAATAACAAAGCGTAAGAAAAATACATTACGCAAAACTGTAAATTGGTTCACCATTCAGTGGTTACACTATGAACGCGGAAAACAgtttgatattttttataaaactacGATTTCTGTGGATGTTaagtatgaaatattaaatattcagcGTGCTCGGTGCGGCAGGCCATTGCAGTTAAAAAATAGAACGcaggaaaatttatatccatCTGTGCGTCCTGTTTCTGAGGCCAAAAAGAAGGACATGATAGATTTGCTGAAATTTATCCCTCCAGTTCATCATGCATTTTTTCAAGCATTAAAGACCAGTACAATTGAAGAGACTGGTGAAGAATCCAGCAAcgaataaatttctttaataCATAATATACAGTAAACTTGTAGTGCATTAAAAATGACATTTGTGTAACTTATGATTATGAATACATTAATAGCCATATGGCGTAAGTCACTTTCTCACACAAAAGTGGTATCACAATTCAGTGCAATAATGGCACTTCATTATTCGTTACCTTACTGTTTGTTTACTATTGAAAACAATatggattttattttcagttacaATGACATGATTACTATTCTTTCGCTTTATGTGGTTACAATAAAGTTACATTGTGTATTGAATTTTTTGTACGATATTACACGGAAGTCTAATTTCTACAATATTAAGAAAAGGGACTTGATTCACTTATCAACTAAGGGgctcatttgatgaaaatctccgtcctccgagtgcaacttttaacttggggagcaaaaagaagtcgcttggagctagatctggtgactaaggtgggtgatcaagcagttcaaaccgcaattcgtggatttttgccatggcaatcgttgaggtgtgagacggcgcattttcttggtggaacaagattttttttgcaaatgtggccgtttttccgcaatttctgccttcagcctgtcaagtaatgatgcgtagtatactcctgtaatggttttccgtttttgaagataatcaataaagataactccacgactgtcccagaaaacaatcgccatcactttcccagccgaaggaacagcctttgccatttttggcgccgattccccataagcagtccactgttttgactgcattttttattcgggagtgtaatggtgtatccaagtaTCATCAACAGTAATTGGCCGGCGCCgaaactctgatttattgcgcctaaattgcgccaaaagagcgatcgaaatgttcattcgaacacgtttctgatccaacgtgagcaaacgcggcacccaacacgcagacagctttctcatgcctaaatcttcattcaatatgtgacaaatacgttctttggatatattcatggcctcttctatctctctaactttaattcgacggttgtctagcaccatttggtgaattttagcgatgttatcgtcactggttgcagtttttgggcgtcccgaacgttcatcgtcacccaaactggtacggccacgtttaaattcagctgcccaaaatttcacggtggtaaatgatggtgcagagttcccgtatacagcgtctaactcttttttgatttgcgtaggcgtattgcctttcaaaaataaatatttcatcacagctcgatactcgagtttttccattttcacgaaaacactcacagcaacttactcgaaacgactgttaaacaataactgagcgtccgaaatggctgaaattttggtgagcacctgtcaaagcatgcacaaacacgctccagtacttttgtcgacgaatactgccatcttcatgttgaggtcggaaacttttcggACCACCCTCGTAAATATAGTTCTCCTAGTCACCATGAAAACAAATTGACAGAGAAAATTAGGTTTCCCGAAATTCCACTTAACCCCTTCcgttgaaaattctgaaaaaatcaggcatattctATCTATGAGAATGCACGTCTACGAATTTTTCCCGAATTttcagcttcgaaaccgaattttaaaaattgaagaaactcTTGAAATGCCGaggttatgagatactaagtttgcATCTTTACGTGCCACAGTGTAATAGGTATGTGGTAGTGTAGATCTTGCTCTATCCTGCAGTGACGTATAATCCGCTCTGCAACAACGGACCAGCTTTGAGTAGTAACGTAAGTGGATAATGATTACGTTTCAGATGCGCAGAGCCGATAGACAGATCGAATCGATCACTTGGAAATGATAGAGCCCGATCGTGGCGTAACGCTGGCAACTTCACCGCACGGAAACAATCGACTCGCGGAAGGAAGCTTGTGCGTTACATTTCCTGCGACCAGCACTCCTCGCGGTCTGTAGACATTACGACAGTTCCGCTGCCTCTGTAGAACTTGTGGTAATGGCGCGAGATTAAACTATTGCCGCAGCTCCGCGAAGGACACGGATGTCTCGTAGAAATCAAGGATACTTCTCCAGGAATATTGCTATTGTCCTTTCCTCCGGGTTGACAATACAACAGCATACAAATGGAAGCATTTGCATAGTGAAAGGCTGAAAACGGTGTAAAATATTTCGGCACAAAAACCACTGTAATCAATGTGAGGGTATACTATAAGGTCAGGCTACCTATTTGGCCTGATAATGCTGAtttctttatacagggtggcccacataactctgaacagctcaatatctcgaaaactatgccatcgattttaaagttcttagtcttaaattgcatggaactggagggcctttctgactacataaacgtgaagtggcctcccttcccctttaacgggggaggggaggtacctttgtaattttaaatggaaccccctataaaatgttacatatttagattctacaggaaaaaacaagtcaattttttctgaaacatttttttgtcacatacttccatgatgagatataacagtttgaagtttcgagttgtaggtacttgaaccgctcggaaatagcgttatggaattatacgcgcttgagtcctttgcttattcatgaagaaacacaaacaataatatttacaattcttgagtttgactcacttatctatgaaaacgttttcagtttagagctgttattcaagcagtaacattgtgattatggcaagaaaattatcggcgtgcagcagtgatgttttttgaacgttatgggatcaaaaaatgtcatgcaacattttataatttagaaaagcggcttaataaagctgtcactaatgaaaataatagtgccagtattcttgctgcaattacattaaatcctcatattagtcaacgcacacttgcacaaacatcacatattagtcgttcatcaattcaacgaattttgaaacggcaaaagtatcatccatatcacatgattttatcacaagagctttcgatagcagattacgatcaccgcgtaagattgtgtgagtggctgcagggtgttgtggaaaacgactttttgtgcaaaatacttttttccgatgaggccacttttatgaattcggggcatgtaaatagacataatctgcattattgggccgtggaaaacgttcggtgtggcctaataggagattttgtgattggaccttatttttttcaagaaactgtaacatctgcaagttattgtgatttcttaaaaaatcatttgcctgcgcttttggaagatgtgccactgcacgttagaagagaaatgtggttccaacaagacggcgctcctccacattttgcaatcatcaccaggcaatttttgaacgaaaaatttgggaacaaatggataggtcgtgggggacctcgtcaatggcctcctcgatcccccgatctaacaccattagattttttcttatggggatatgtaaaggacaaagttatgtttgaaccaccgacgacaaaagaggatatgaaacaaagaatacgtgacgcttgcgcttcagtgactcccgaaatgttaaaaaatgttagaacaactttgatgtttcgagtaaataaatgtttacaagcccgtggtggacactttgaacatttaattcaaagtacattttatttcttcacgaataagcaaaggactcaagcgcgtataattccataacgctatttccgagcgcttcaagtacctacaactcgaaacttcaaactgttatatctcatcatgaaagtatctgacaaaaaaatgtttcagacaaaattgacttgttttttccggtagaatctaaatatgtaacattttatagggggttccatttaaaattacaaaggtacctcccctcccccgttaaaggggaagggaggccacttcacgtttatgtagtcaaaaaggcccttcagttccatgcaatttaagactaagaactttaaaatcgatagcacagttttcgagatattgagctgttcagagttatgtgggccaccctgtatatgtcgccaagacctggatgataaacgtcgcggaattatccccactaccgcgggctatgcCCCGTGACGCATAGATACCAAGAGATAATTTCAGTTGTCCTTGGAAGTCATATGCACAGTTTCACCGgagaatattgaaaataataaatcacCGTTCGCACACCCAGAGCGCAGAGTAGGAAACGCGTACAGTGATCGCGATCGATCATAATGTTCTACGGTGTTAGGCGTGCAGACGAAGCCGTGCATAGAAACGTACAGAATTTATGGGAACCGTGATTACGAAAATACATGCGCGCACGGTCATTAACTAAATCAGCCGTATAAGCAAATTCTTCGGATCTGTTTTATCACGGGGACAATTAAATTTTGCAGATTAAATTCTGGGGATCTTTGTTGCAAATCTGGGAACGAACGGACCGCGCCCGGGCGCTGAATGGTTGATTAAAGCCGGAGGCGCAATTATCTTTGATAGCAGGGATATTCAGCATTGTCCTGAGATCACCTGTGATTAAATTCACTGAACGCTAACACTGACATGTATTTAGTCCCGTGGACCTAATCACTGT
This window contains:
- the LOC143362266 gene encoding uncharacterized protein LOC143362266 is translated as MINVNANRTKSRKRVRNSDGWAGNVAKRLRNSGAEYVNRNNNIVPAKKFENKDCGCQKKCTDKVDGETRKNHFYNFWKIGSFNTQNAYLCGLIHSVPIKRRRPRDESRCMKSSSNVYCLSNIGDSTSVVCKKYFLQTFGVSEGRVNRAIIKHAEGETVGNDNRAPRKDTCKKCDEYKIKLDAVSSDQEVIKKLEDEHELHLRKAEAARNSMKEDIKNAKCSNNIYVCSIDLQKALPFPILTVSDAYYKRNMYCYNLGIHDLRENKGYFYVWDETLASRGSQEIASCLVKHIKSVAGYKDKIIIYSDSCTGQNRNIKIALSLLKLVQSDDIAAKIIEQKFLISGHSFLPNDSDFGCVESAARHTSIYIHEDWYRCMKTARRSNKFVVYEMKRNEFFSTKQLERSITKRKKNTLRKTVNWFTIQWLHYERGKQFDIFYKTTISVDVKYEILNIQRARCGRPLQLKNRTQENLYPSVRPVSEAKKKDMIDLLKFIPPVHHAFFQALKTSTIEETGEESSNE